In Tribolium castaneum strain GA2 chromosome 4, icTriCast1.1, whole genome shotgun sequence, one DNA window encodes the following:
- the LOC103315196 gene encoding uncharacterized protein LOC103315196 isoform X1 — protein sequence MFIKIKHIHLTKLAKIDISSATYEDLVNIAKLKFPELADEQIYFHEKDGTILEEDVILDFLKENSRESILLIVCKIRATADELNFASASTVSIISTEYQDTDESTTSEDEISENISVVPSDKRIDPNIQKEETFKKPMGYKEMSVEGWKKFIRNRMGDEIFEFYSRNGFLKKSLRIQLVNATTSELVRMYGISVPEFAKRNLGQAIISIFPKLRNPCGPTGYEAFYKNDNGGEGFISYRLRFIAKNSKDEDIRAAVRRRKRKAVENASDEVKEKKEDCRNTYKNVITITPEISDCVEFLRNASPQTDQEAILDRMKKTFTYRRSLDVNVLSIFPRFLDTPYLIEHDFRLLFPDKELSFIAKINNDAEKILSIYDSEVATPATEILGSTEGSSDKFDKVTRSLLALAKLLQWRVNSKQVSDLNGYSYFERLIVFKKLNQPVAEILSSLQRKQPFLLAQGHSNKGAITKYHIVVDRQLIPCPDHCSSAEAFQLLFMTHYVFNIRYDHKLKFFWEFIQTYYFDIESEGILYTPLMCLVRTRLLND from the exons atgtttattaaaattaaacacattcATTTAACAAAACTGGCGAAAATCGACATCAGTTCGGCGACTTATGAGGATTTAGTAAACATTG caaaattaaaattcccgGAGCTCGCTGACGAGCAAATTTATTTCCATGAGAAAGATGGAACAATTTTGGAAGAAGACGTTATTCTTGACTTCTTAAAAGAAAATTCGAGGGAATCGATTTTACTAATCGTATGTAAAATAAGAGCTACTGCTGATGAAT taaattttgcaTCAGCAAGTACTGTCTCTATTATAAGTACGGAGTACCAAGACACTGACGAAAGTACCACCAGTGAGGATGAAATTAGTGAAAACATTTCAGTCGTACCAAGTGATAAAAGAATAGATCCTAATATTCAGAAAGaggaaacatttaaaaaacctaTGGGTTACAAAGAAATGTCTGTTGAG gggtggaaaaaatttataagaaaTAGAATGGGTGATgagatttttgagttttacaGTCGAAAtggttttctgaaaaaatcattacgTATTCAATTAGTCAATGCAACGACTTCTGAATTAGTGCGTATGTATGGAATCTCAGTTCCTGAATTCGCCAAAAGAAATTTGGGACAGgctattatttcaatatttcctAAATTGAGAAACCCGTGTGGCCCAACGGGCTAC gaagccttttataaaaacgacaatGGGGGGGAAGGTTTTATTAGTTATAGGTTACGCTTTATCGCGAAAAATTCCAAAGATGAAGACATTAGGGCCGCGGTACGCAGAAGGAAGCGCAAAGCTGTTGAAAACGCGTCCGATGAAGtgaaggaaaaaaaagaagattgTAGAAATACATATAAAAACGTAATAACTATCACTCCAGAAATTTCTGATTGTGTGGAATTTCTGAGAAACGCTTCTCCTCAAACAGACCAAGAAGCAATCTTGGACAGAATGAAAAAAACGTTCACTTATAGGCGGTCCTTGGATGTTAATGTTTTATCAATCTTTCCGAGATTTCTGGACACTCCATATCTt ATTGAACACGATTTTCGATTACTTTTTCCTGATAAAGAACTCAGTTTTATTGCCAAAATAAACAATGATGCAGAGAAAATTCTAAGTATATATGATAGTGAAGTAGCCACACCTGCCACAGAAATATTAGGTTCGACGGAAGGTTCAAGTGACA aatttgacAAAGTTACACGATCTTTGTTAGCCCTAGCCAAACTTCTTCAATGGAGGGTTAATTCAAAACAAGTGAGTGATTTAAATGGATATTCCTACTTTGAAAGGttaatcgtttttaaaaag ctaaATCAACCGGTCGCAGAAATATTATCTTCACTTCAAAGAAAACAACCATTTCTGTTGGCACAAGGGCATAGTAATAAGGGGGCAATTACGAAGTACCACATAGTAGTGGACAGACAGCTCATCCCTTGCCCTGACCACTGTTCCAGTGCGGAGGCTTTCCAGTTGCTGTTTATGACTCATTATGTGTTCAACATAAGGTACGATcacaaactaaaatttttttgggaatTCATACAAACCTATTATTTTGACATTGAATCCGAAGGTATATTGTACACTCCACTTATGTGTCTAGTGAGAACTAGACTCTTAAATGATTAA
- the LOC103315196 gene encoding uncharacterized protein LOC103315196 isoform X2 — protein sequence MFIKIKHIHLTKLAKIDISSATYEDLVNIAKLKFPELADEQIYFHEKDGTILEEDVILDFLKENSRESILLIVCKIRATADELNFASASTVSIISTEYQDTDESTTSEDEISENISVVPSDKRIDPNIQKEETFKKPMGYKEMSVEGWKKFIRNRMGDEIFEFYSRNGFLKKSLRIQLVNATTSELVRMYGISVPEFAKRNLGQAIISIFPKLRNPCGPTGYEAFYKNDNGGEGFISYRLRFIAKNSKDEDIRAAVRRRKRKAVENASDEVKEKKEDCRNTYKNVITITPEISDCVEFLRNASPQTDQEAILDRMKKTFTYRRSLDVNVLSIFPRFLDTPYLIEHDFRLLFPDKELSFIAKINNDAEKILSIYDSEVATPATEILGSTEGSSDKFDKVTRSLLALAKLLQWRVNSKQLNQPVAEILSSLQRKQPFLLAQGHSNKGAITKYHIVVDRQLIPCPDHCSSAEAFQLLFMTHYVFNIRYDHKLKFFWEFIQTYYFDIESEGILYTPLMCLVRTRLLND from the exons atgtttattaaaattaaacacattcATTTAACAAAACTGGCGAAAATCGACATCAGTTCGGCGACTTATGAGGATTTAGTAAACATTG caaaattaaaattcccgGAGCTCGCTGACGAGCAAATTTATTTCCATGAGAAAGATGGAACAATTTTGGAAGAAGACGTTATTCTTGACTTCTTAAAAGAAAATTCGAGGGAATCGATTTTACTAATCGTATGTAAAATAAGAGCTACTGCTGATGAAT taaattttgcaTCAGCAAGTACTGTCTCTATTATAAGTACGGAGTACCAAGACACTGACGAAAGTACCACCAGTGAGGATGAAATTAGTGAAAACATTTCAGTCGTACCAAGTGATAAAAGAATAGATCCTAATATTCAGAAAGaggaaacatttaaaaaacctaTGGGTTACAAAGAAATGTCTGTTGAG gggtggaaaaaatttataagaaaTAGAATGGGTGATgagatttttgagttttacaGTCGAAAtggttttctgaaaaaatcattacgTATTCAATTAGTCAATGCAACGACTTCTGAATTAGTGCGTATGTATGGAATCTCAGTTCCTGAATTCGCCAAAAGAAATTTGGGACAGgctattatttcaatatttcctAAATTGAGAAACCCGTGTGGCCCAACGGGCTAC gaagccttttataaaaacgacaatGGGGGGGAAGGTTTTATTAGTTATAGGTTACGCTTTATCGCGAAAAATTCCAAAGATGAAGACATTAGGGCCGCGGTACGCAGAAGGAAGCGCAAAGCTGTTGAAAACGCGTCCGATGAAGtgaaggaaaaaaaagaagattgTAGAAATACATATAAAAACGTAATAACTATCACTCCAGAAATTTCTGATTGTGTGGAATTTCTGAGAAACGCTTCTCCTCAAACAGACCAAGAAGCAATCTTGGACAGAATGAAAAAAACGTTCACTTATAGGCGGTCCTTGGATGTTAATGTTTTATCAATCTTTCCGAGATTTCTGGACACTCCATATCTt ATTGAACACGATTTTCGATTACTTTTTCCTGATAAAGAACTCAGTTTTATTGCCAAAATAAACAATGATGCAGAGAAAATTCTAAGTATATATGATAGTGAAGTAGCCACACCTGCCACAGAAATATTAGGTTCGACGGAAGGTTCAAGTGACA aatttgacAAAGTTACACGATCTTTGTTAGCCCTAGCCAAACTTCTTCAATGGAGGGTTAATTCAAAACAA ctaaATCAACCGGTCGCAGAAATATTATCTTCACTTCAAAGAAAACAACCATTTCTGTTGGCACAAGGGCATAGTAATAAGGGGGCAATTACGAAGTACCACATAGTAGTGGACAGACAGCTCATCCCTTGCCCTGACCACTGTTCCAGTGCGGAGGCTTTCCAGTTGCTGTTTATGACTCATTATGTGTTCAACATAAGGTACGATcacaaactaaaatttttttgggaatTCATACAAACCTATTATTTTGACATTGAATCCGAAGGTATATTGTACACTCCACTTATGTGTCTAGTGAGAACTAGACTCTTAAATGATTAA